A region from the Palaemon carinicauda isolate YSFRI2023 chromosome 9, ASM3689809v2, whole genome shotgun sequence genome encodes:
- the LOC137646422 gene encoding uncharacterized protein, giving the protein MVVQKLPSYLQNKWREKATNHRLLENRSSCFGNIVQFVINDAECVNDPVFSKEAMHKEQTINLRTAQIMQKAEKAIICFIQKITFANEVENLKKTTTKEDKREHSLPKTSTIFRLDPVLIDGTLQMGKRLSKAAMDSDGKHPMLLLQHSHVTTLIVRDAHEKLGYASRNHTIAAIRECFWIVSMNSAVRRQLRKCITCRKMRKTCQEQKMSDLPQDHLEPAPPFTFTGVDFFGPFIIKEGRKELKRYGVIFTCLVSHSIHLEAANSLETDSFIHCLQRYIARRGTVQEMRCDNGTNFIGTRNELNKAWSDLNQNKIQNKLLYMNIDWKLNPPMALHMGGV; this is encoded by the coding sequence ATGGTGGTCCAGAAATTGCCAAGTTATCTCCAGAATAAATGGCGTGAAAAAGCCACAAACCACAGACTTCTCGAGAACAGGTCTTCGTGCTTTGGTAACATTGTCCAGTTTGTTATTAACGATGCAGAGTGTGTCAATGACCCAGTGTTCAGCAAAGAAGCAATGCACAAAGAACAAACTATAAATTTAAGGACCGCACAGATCATGCAAAAGGCTGAAAAGGCAATCATTTGTTTTATACAAAAGATCACCTTTGCAAACGAGGTCGAAAATCTCAAGAAAACCACCAcgaaagaagacaagagagaacactCACTACCAAAAACAAGTACGATATTTCGTCTCGACCCAGTGCTCATCGACGGAACTCTGCAAATGGGAAAACGCCTCTCGAAAGCCGCAATGGACTCTGACGGTAAACATCCAATGCTACTGCTACAACATTCGCACGTCACTACTCTAATCGTACGAGATGCTCATGAGAAACTCGGCTATGCTAGTAGAAATCACACCATTGCAGCAATTAGAGAATGCTTTTGGATTGTTTCTATGAACTCTGCTGTCCGCCGTCAACTCCGCAAATGCATAAcgtgcagaaaaatgagaaagaCATGCCAAGAGCAAAAAATGTCCGACTTACCTCAAGATCATCTCGAGCCAGCTCCACCATTTACATTCACAGGCGTAGACTTCTTCGGGCCGTTCATTATAAAAGAGGGCCGCAAGGAGCTCAAACGTTACGGCGTCATATTCACCTGTCTTGTCAGTCACTCCATTCATCTGGAAGCTGCTAACAGTCTCGAAACAGATTCCTTTATTCACTGCCTGCAACGCTACATAGCCCGCAGAGGTACGGTACAAGAAATGCGATGCGACAACGGGACTAACTTCATCGGAACACGGAATGAGCTGAACAAGGCTTGGTCAGATCtgaaccaaaacaaaatccaaaacaaactactgtacatgaatatcgacTGGAAACTCAACCCACCTATGGCATTGCACATGGGCGGCGTATAG